Sequence from the Terriglobales bacterium genome:
GCGGCGCGAACTGCGGCGCGCGCGCCTTCAGCTCCTCGAGCACCGCGCTGATCGCGGCGTAGGTGGCAGGGAAGCGCACCGCGAGGTACGCGGCGCGGTCCGTGCCGCTCGCGAGCAGCGGCGCAGCACCGTCACTCGTGTGGAGGCGGGCGACTCGCCCGCTATCGCGATAAGCCTCGCTGATGCGCTCCGCCGCAGCCCGCAATTGCTTGAAGTCGTGCTCGGTGACCAGAGATTCGATGGCTGCGGCGAGATGGGATGGGAGCTGCATGATCCTCGGGGCACTTACATTCCGAGCCCGCCGCGGCGGGCGAGGAAGCCCTACCGCCGCGACGCATTCTCGTGAGGGTAGGGCTTCCTCGCTTCGCTCGGAATGACAACAAAACGAGCCGACTAATCGCCGGTCAAGAATCTGTACTGCTCCGCCGTGAGCGGGACCACCGAGAGCCTGCCCTGCCGCACCAACGGCGAGTCCTTGAACGTCTTGTGAGCTTTGATCTCCGCCAGCGTCATCGGTCGCGGGATGGCCTTGCCCGCCTGGATGGTCACGCGCGGGTCGTTCGGGTCGCTCGCATCGACCTTCCGCACCTTCGCCGTGCCGACCGCGCGCTTCTCGTCGCCCGTGTGGTAGATGACCAGCGTGTCGCCCGGCTTCATCGCGCGCAGGTTGCGCTTCGCCACCGGGTTCGAGACGCCGTCCCACAGCGTCTGCTTGTCCTTCCGCAGGTCGTCGAACGAGTACGTGGATGCTTCCGTCTTGAGCAAGTAATACATAGAACCTCTATCAGGTAGCGGCCGGCGACTCGCCGGCCGTGCACCGGCGGGGTCGCCGGTGCCTACCAGCTATTTTTTCCCTCTCAGATACGCGTCGTCGCCCGATTCCCAATCCGCCCGGTTGGGCGAGAAGACGTCGGTCACCACGGTGTCTTCGATGGCCTCGGCCGCGTGCGGCAGGTTGGGCGGGATGACCAGCACTTCGCCGGCGCGCACGTCCATCGGCCCGCCGCCCGGCCAGGTGAAGCGCAGGCAGCCCTCCACCACCCACGTCATCTGCGAGTTCTCGTGCTTGTGC
This genomic interval carries:
- a CDS encoding EVE domain-containing protein, with amino-acid sequence MYYLLKTEASTYSFDDLRKDKQTLWDGVSNPVAKRNLRAMKPGDTLVIYHTGDEKRAVGTAKVRKVDASDPNDPRVTIQAGKAIPRPMTLAEIKAHKTFKDSPLVRQGRLSVVPLTAEQYRFLTGD
- a CDS encoding cupin domain-containing protein yields the protein MKKISWKDVKHDQMTPEITRRFISNVNQSLARFELKRGAIVPEHKHENSQMTWVVEGCLRFTWPGGGPMDVRAGEVLVIPPNLPHAAEAIEDTVVTDVFSPNRADWESGDDAYLRGKK